In Verrucomicrobiia bacterium, the following proteins share a genomic window:
- a CDS encoding DUF1015 domain-containing protein: MATIHPFAALLPQPSIAPRLCELPYDVMSTDEARAIADGNPLSFLRVSKPEIELPPGTDPYAPEVYARGRDNLRRLIDQGALVRDAQPSFYLYRQCVGSHSQTGLVAAASCQEYLDGIIRKHELTRVDKEDDRVRHIDTLNAQTGPVFLTYRAQPEIDTLVSDQTDRPPLVDFTAADNVRHTSWRVADPGTVRRLSDLFDRIPRLYIADGHHRSAAAARVFQARQGAANAAGFLTVIFPHNQMRILPYNRGLKDLNGHSPSRLLALLAGTCELHPGAPASPSAKHSLSLFLDGRWHGLSFRPDLLEGRSGIEALDVTLLQDRILQPLFAIDDPRTSHRIQFIGGIRGTDELEHRVQNGEFACAFSMHPTGIEDLMAIADAGGIMPPKSTWFEPKLRDAMFCLMLGPG, from the coding sequence ATGGCCACCATTCACCCATTCGCCGCCCTCCTCCCCCAACCCTCCATCGCCCCGCGCCTCTGCGAACTGCCCTATGATGTCATGTCCACGGACGAAGCCCGGGCCATCGCCGATGGCAATCCCCTGAGCTTCCTCCGCGTCAGCAAACCCGAGATCGAACTCCCTCCCGGCACGGACCCCTACGCCCCCGAAGTGTACGCCCGCGGTCGTGACAATCTCCGGCGCCTCATCGATCAGGGGGCCCTCGTCCGCGATGCCCAACCGTCCTTTTACCTCTACCGCCAGTGCGTCGGTTCCCACTCCCAAACCGGCCTCGTCGCCGCCGCCAGTTGCCAGGAATACCTCGATGGCATCATCCGCAAACATGAACTGACCCGCGTGGACAAGGAGGACGATCGCGTCCGCCATATCGACACCCTCAACGCCCAGACCGGACCCGTCTTCCTCACCTACCGCGCCCAACCCGAAATCGACACCCTCGTGTCCGACCAGACGGACCGCCCCCCACTCGTCGATTTCACCGCGGCCGACAACGTCCGCCACACCTCCTGGCGTGTGGCCGATCCCGGGACCGTCCGTCGCCTCAGCGACCTCTTCGACCGCATCCCCCGTCTGTACATCGCCGACGGGCACCACCGCAGTGCCGCCGCCGCCCGCGTCTTTCAAGCCCGCCAGGGCGCCGCCAATGCCGCGGGGTTCCTGACCGTGATCTTCCCCCACAACCAGATGCGGATCCTTCCCTACAACCGCGGGCTCAAGGACCTTAACGGCCACTCCCCAAGCCGTCTCCTCGCCCTCCTGGCCGGGACCTGTGAACTTCACCCCGGCGCCCCCGCCTCCCCCTCCGCCAAACATTCGCTCAGTCTCTTCCTCGACGGCCGCTGGCACGGGCTCTCCTTCCGTCCAGACCTCCTGGAAGGCCGCTCCGGCATCGAGGCCCTCGACGTCACCCTCCTCCAGGACCGCATCCTCCAACCCCTCTTCGCCATCGACGATCCCCGCACCAGCCACCGGATCCAGTTCATCGGCGGCATCCGCGGCACGGACGAACTCGAACATCGCGTCCAGAACGGCGAGTTCGCCTGCGCCTTCTCCATGCACCCCACCGGCATCGAGGACCTCATGGCCATCGCCGATGCCGGCGGCATCATGCCCCCCAAGAGCACCTGGTTCGAACCGAAACTCCGCGACGCCATGTTCTGCCTGATGCTCGGACCCGGTTGA
- a CDS encoding NUDIX hydrolase, which produces MQPWPLLRSETLGDFRIFRLRQDWRRSPRTGCEHDFFVLDSRDWVNILALTPDGQAILVEQFRHGTASIDLEVPGGVMDPGDASPVATAIRELREETGYEGSRARLLGNIAPNPAIQSNTCHTVLIEDCRPTGLHHFDPGEDIATRLVPADDLPHLVANGTIRHSLVVVAIYHFDLWRRGLKQA; this is translated from the coding sequence ATCCAGCCCTGGCCCCTCCTCCGCTCCGAAACCCTCGGCGACTTCCGCATCTTCCGGCTCCGCCAGGACTGGCGCCGCTCGCCCCGCACCGGCTGCGAACACGATTTCTTCGTCCTCGATTCCCGGGACTGGGTCAACATCCTCGCTCTCACCCCGGACGGACAGGCGATCCTGGTCGAGCAGTTCCGGCACGGTACCGCCTCGATCGATCTCGAAGTCCCCGGCGGCGTCATGGACCCCGGCGACGCCTCCCCCGTGGCCACCGCCATCCGCGAACTCCGTGAGGAAACCGGCTACGAGGGATCCCGCGCACGCCTCCTCGGCAACATCGCCCCCAACCCCGCCATCCAATCCAATACCTGCCACACCGTCCTTATCGAAGACTGCCGCCCCACCGGCCTCCATCATTTCGATCCCGGCGAGGACATCGCCACCCGTCTCGTCCCTGCCGACGATCTGCCACACCTCGTCGCCAATGGCACCATCCGCCATTCCCTTGTCGTCGTGGCGATCTACCACTTCGACCTCTGGCGCCGCGGACTCAAGCAGGCCTGA
- a CDS encoding Rieske (2Fe-2S) protein — protein MSEFVAVAQADSVAEGEGRTVEVRGRRFALWRVEGAFHAIDDACPHRGGPLGAGVLQDGRVHCPLHGWAFDPRTGACLSNPERPVACYPTKVEDGVVWIDLQSSQNV, from the coding sequence ATGAGTGAGTTCGTGGCGGTCGCGCAGGCAGACAGTGTGGCGGAGGGCGAGGGGCGGACGGTGGAGGTGCGGGGCCGCCGGTTTGCGTTGTGGCGTGTGGAGGGGGCGTTTCATGCGATCGATGACGCATGTCCGCACCGGGGTGGGCCGCTGGGGGCGGGGGTATTGCAGGATGGGCGGGTGCATTGCCCGTTGCACGGCTGGGCCTTCGATCCCCGGACGGGGGCGTGTCTGAGCAATCCGGAGCGGCCGGTGGCCTGTTATCCAACCAAGGTTGAGGACGGGGTGGTCTGGATCGATCTCCAATCTTCTCAAAACGTATGA
- a CDS encoding TonB-dependent receptor plug domain-containing protein: MAGAVGSLMGLPLATWGQGETGIIELEPMVVVGSWIPRMEGVTSSPVEVIEADVLRRVAATDVMDALRKTQVGFLGSDNIGREVNNGGSGESRVALRNLPTLVLLNGRRLANSALSNGSAVDLNTVPVSMIERIEVLKDGASAIYGADAIGGVVNVVLKKGYHGAEVGGQYGFTTRGDGYQEYSAWVTGGFSNDRSSITAGARYHFNDPLWTRDRAVASYGISELTARGLYPASYISPTYPGRVDGFVLAGSPYAQGHPRYDPGMVTVPERFLGGVWTIEDLVEAGVYIPLAETPQGSELADAGWTLFPLNNTAEDTYSILRQDRRQVAMQGEHALFDDRLVLYGDFLFADHRSTGALAAAPAFSLGGNQVSIPADNPYNPFGVTLGAGGLGSPRVTTRFTNLGPRYSESDTSYYRVLAGLRGRLDEPGGGIEDIAWSTGFNYNRSDQRQITRNAPSVPALNLALTPDFAADPSGRLSLLRTAAGVALPTYDYFGLPGNPRNDPRTLEAIRAGTFRDGASELLDADLLVSARAIELPAGKVAFAVGGLFRWESLSTTYDFLTRNGLALGVPASGDFPGGGRRTWAGFVETGIPVVSPDMAVPGVASLEIAAAGRFEWLDPGGSTQVPKVGIKWEPVGDQVALRGTYSRGFIAPSLFELYGSPQESYPLLSLPDGFGQVQYTQFADPNLRPATAAIWTGGVVWTPERLRGLTLSLDYYRIDNPGISTFDFQSYANSLNALGSASPFASGFMFGDGTRLSSTAPNQVTVANWGNADIVPTPGLAQRTDGLDLGAAYEWRTDTAGTFQVGASANILLNYEFRTTPGGPFHGYGGQYTDIFTIPGGQGTLPDWNLALRFAWEYRDLTFSVFSRYIPGVEDLGVLHPAIGEDYHGYTLDDRKWDVAPWFTVDLQLAYEFGRSRPGQRWADGLRVAVGCQNVSDEEVSLVPSSSEDNTDKSTYNILGRLVYFQVSKRF; encoded by the coding sequence ATGGCGGGTGCCGTTGGATCGCTGATGGGGTTGCCCTTGGCGACATGGGGACAGGGGGAGACGGGGATCATCGAACTGGAGCCGATGGTGGTGGTGGGTTCGTGGATTCCCCGGATGGAGGGGGTGACTTCCAGCCCGGTGGAGGTCATCGAGGCAGACGTGTTGCGCCGGGTGGCGGCGACGGATGTGATGGATGCGTTGAGGAAGACGCAGGTTGGTTTTTTGGGGAGCGACAACATCGGGCGGGAGGTGAACAACGGCGGGTCGGGGGAGTCGCGGGTGGCGTTGCGCAATCTGCCGACGCTGGTGCTGTTGAACGGGAGGCGACTGGCGAATTCCGCCTTGAGCAACGGATCGGCGGTCGATCTCAACACCGTTCCCGTCTCGATGATCGAGCGGATCGAAGTGCTCAAGGACGGGGCTTCGGCGATCTACGGGGCGGACGCGATCGGGGGTGTGGTAAACGTGGTGTTGAAGAAGGGATACCACGGGGCGGAGGTTGGGGGGCAGTACGGATTCACGACGCGGGGCGATGGTTACCAGGAGTACTCGGCGTGGGTGACGGGCGGATTCTCGAACGATCGCAGTTCAATCACCGCGGGGGCCCGGTATCACTTCAACGATCCCCTGTGGACCCGGGACCGTGCGGTGGCCTCGTACGGGATCTCCGAATTGACGGCGCGCGGATTGTACCCGGCCAGTTACATCAGCCCGACCTATCCCGGCCGGGTGGATGGCTTTGTCCTGGCCGGTTCGCCCTACGCGCAGGGGCATCCGCGGTATGATCCGGGGATGGTGACGGTTCCGGAGCGATTTCTTGGGGGGGTATGGACGATTGAAGATCTGGTGGAGGCGGGGGTGTACATCCCGTTGGCGGAGACGCCGCAGGGATCCGAGTTGGCGGATGCGGGGTGGACGCTTTTTCCGCTGAACAACACGGCGGAGGACACCTATTCGATCCTGCGCCAGGACCGCCGGCAGGTGGCGATGCAGGGCGAGCATGCGCTGTTCGACGACCGGTTGGTGTTGTACGGGGACTTCCTGTTTGCCGATCACCGATCGACGGGTGCGCTGGCGGCGGCGCCGGCGTTCTCCCTGGGCGGCAACCAGGTGAGCATTCCTGCTGACAATCCGTACAATCCGTTTGGGGTGACCCTGGGGGCGGGCGGGTTGGGGAGTCCGCGGGTAACCACCCGGTTCACGAATCTCGGTCCGCGCTATTCGGAGTCGGACACCTCCTATTACCGGGTGTTGGCCGGCCTGCGGGGGCGCTTGGACGAGCCGGGGGGCGGCATCGAGGACATCGCGTGGTCGACGGGCTTCAACTACAACCGGAGCGACCAGCGGCAGATCACGCGCAATGCGCCGTCCGTGCCGGCATTGAACCTGGCTCTGACTCCGGATTTCGCGGCCGATCCCTCGGGCCGGTTGAGTCTGTTGCGGACGGCGGCGGGTGTGGCGTTGCCGACGTACGATTACTTCGGGCTACCGGGCAATCCCCGCAATGATCCCCGGACATTGGAGGCGATCCGGGCCGGCACGTTTCGTGACGGGGCATCGGAGCTGCTGGATGCGGATCTTTTGGTCTCGGCGCGGGCGATTGAATTGCCGGCCGGCAAGGTGGCGTTTGCAGTCGGTGGGCTGTTCCGGTGGGAAAGCCTGAGCACCACCTACGATTTTCTGACGCGCAACGGGCTCGCGCTGGGGGTGCCGGCATCGGGGGATTTCCCTGGGGGTGGGCGCCGCACCTGGGCCGGGTTTGTCGAGACCGGTATTCCGGTGGTGTCGCCTGACATGGCGGTGCCGGGCGTGGCCTCGTTGGAGATCGCGGCGGCCGGGCGATTCGAGTGGCTGGACCCGGGCGGAAGCACGCAAGTGCCGAAGGTGGGGATCAAGTGGGAGCCGGTGGGCGACCAGGTGGCCTTGCGCGGGACGTACTCCCGGGGTTTCATCGCGCCAAGTCTGTTCGAGTTGTACGGCTCGCCCCAGGAATCCTACCCGCTGTTGTCATTGCCGGATGGTTTTGGGCAGGTGCAGTACACCCAGTTCGCCGATCCGAACCTCCGGCCCGCCACGGCGGCCATCTGGACCGGCGGCGTGGTCTGGACGCCGGAGCGCTTGCGGGGTCTGACGCTGTCGCTGGACTACTACCGCATCGACAATCCCGGCATCAGCACCTTCGACTTCCAGTCGTACGCCAATAGCCTGAATGCGCTGGGTTCGGCCTCGCCGTTTGCTTCAGGGTTTATGTTCGGGGACGGGACCCGGCTCAGTTCCACCGCCCCCAACCAGGTGACGGTGGCGAACTGGGGGAATGCGGACATTGTGCCGACGCCGGGGCTGGCGCAGCGGACCGACGGCCTGGATCTCGGCGCGGCGTATGAATGGCGGACGGATACGGCCGGCACCTTTCAGGTCGGCGCCTCGGCCAACATCCTGTTGAACTACGAATTCCGCACGACTCCAGGCGGGCCGTTCCATGGGTACGGCGGGCAGTACACCGACATCTTTACGATACCCGGGGGACAGGGGACGCTGCCGGACTGGAACCTGGCGTTGCGTTTCGCGTGGGAGTACCGGGACCTGACCTTCAGCGTCTTTTCGCGGTACATCCCTGGTGTCGAGGACTTGGGAGTGTTGCATCCCGCAATCGGCGAAGACTACCACGGCTATACCCTGGATGATCGGAAGTGGGACGTGGCGCCATGGTTCACTGTGGACTTACAGCTTGCGTATGAGTTCGGCCGGAGCCGCCCGGGACAGCGATGGGCGGACGGCCTGCGGGTGGCGGTCGGGTGTCAGAATGTGTCCGACGAGGAAGTCTCCCTGGTGCCTTCCTCCAGCGAGGACAATACGGACAAGTCGACCTACAACATCCTCGGGCGGCTGGTGTATTTTCAGGTCTCAAAGCGGTTTTGA
- a CDS encoding DUF554 family protein translates to MVGTWINAGAILLGGCVGLTVRRDPSPRAQWLLKALIAAAALWTGLHLVWSGIGGSPGRVLAQLALALLALVLAGALGRALGFQRQLNALGRYARERFAKVRSSRRPDFSEGLVVTTILCCATPLALVGALLDGLPGDPRALVIKAAIDGLAALALARILGVGTLVAALPLIAFQGSITLGAASLKPWMHHPGLMPGLLAVAGLLVTMTVLVVLDVRKVPLADYLPALLLGPVLRLWLP, encoded by the coding sequence GTGGTCGGCACATGGATCAATGCGGGCGCCATCCTCCTCGGCGGATGCGTGGGGTTGACCGTGCGCCGCGACCCGTCGCCACGCGCTCAATGGCTGCTCAAAGCCCTCATCGCCGCAGCCGCCCTCTGGACCGGTCTCCACCTCGTCTGGAGCGGGATCGGCGGTTCGCCCGGCCGCGTCCTTGCCCAACTCGCCCTTGCCCTGCTCGCCCTGGTCCTGGCCGGCGCCCTCGGCAGGGCCCTCGGATTCCAACGGCAACTGAACGCCCTCGGTCGCTACGCCCGCGAACGCTTTGCCAAAGTCCGCAGCTCCCGACGCCCCGATTTCTCCGAAGGTCTGGTCGTCACCACAATCCTTTGCTGCGCCACCCCGCTCGCCCTCGTCGGCGCCCTCCTCGACGGCCTCCCCGGTGACCCCCGCGCCCTTGTCATCAAGGCCGCCATCGACGGTCTCGCCGCCCTTGCGCTGGCCCGGATCCTTGGCGTCGGCACCCTGGTCGCCGCCCTCCCACTCATCGCCTTTCAAGGCTCGATCACCCTCGGTGCCGCCTCGCTCAAACCCTGGATGCACCACCCCGGCCTCATGCCCGGCCTCCTCGCCGTCGCCGGCCTCCTCGTCACCATGACCGTCCTCGTGGTCCTCGATGTCCGCAAAGTGCCCCTGGCCGATTACCTCCCCGCCCTCCTCCTCGGCCCCGTCCTCCGTCTCTGGCTCCCGTGA
- a CDS encoding tetratricopeptide repeat protein produces MAQSLQERYDDAMFEFTQENYDGAIERLEAILREEPEHFDARLSLGMAWCRKGDFAKAIEEGHRAETLRPHEQLVHTNLSLFYMRAGDKKTAEHHGLQARIASWRGNMDKPASDAPEEEPELRMAGAPKPPVRKVPAPSEFPDMPWKRKAPAPSATESGKGQEGGAA; encoded by the coding sequence ATGGCCCAGTCCCTGCAGGAGCGTTACGACGACGCGATGTTCGAGTTCACGCAGGAGAACTACGATGGGGCGATCGAGCGGTTGGAGGCGATCCTTCGGGAGGAGCCGGAGCACTTCGATGCGCGGCTGTCGCTGGGGATGGCATGGTGTCGGAAGGGGGATTTTGCCAAGGCGATCGAGGAGGGGCACCGGGCGGAGACGTTGCGACCGCACGAGCAGTTGGTGCACACGAATCTGTCGTTGTTCTACATGAGGGCCGGGGACAAGAAGACGGCGGAGCATCACGGGTTGCAGGCGCGGATTGCGTCGTGGCGGGGCAACATGGACAAGCCGGCGTCGGACGCGCCGGAGGAGGAGCCGGAGTTGCGGATGGCGGGGGCTCCGAAGCCTCCGGTGCGGAAGGTTCCGGCTCCGAGCGAGTTTCCCGACATGCCATGGAAGCGGAAGGCCCCGGCCCCGTCGGCCACCGAGTCGGGCAAGGGGCAGGAAGGAGGTGCGGCATGA
- a CDS encoding PQQ-like beta-propeller repeat protein: protein MKSLAPLASRTPSLLALLALLPATVAANDWPHWRGPERTGISLESDWNPLFPPDGPPVLWRAQVGIGFAAVSVADGRAFTTGNREDHDTLHAFDAATGQVLWQHRYQQPLDPKYYEGGTSASPTVDGHRVYLLSRRGDLFALDAATGAVAWQKDIAREVGARIPTWGFAGSVLIDGDRAVLNVGAHGAAVDKHSGRLLWKSGTAESGYATPVPFQHAGQSLYLLFGARELAAVRADNGRKVWSHAWRTSHDVNAADPIVAGPNRVFLASGYNRGAALLEIRGSRPAVVWENKNIRSQMNAPVLLDGHLYAIDGDHGKARLRCVELDSGQVKWTFDDPNHGALSIANGYLIVIGERGELLIGPASPEGFQPVSRAQIGGGRFWTTPVLSHGRLYLRNAAGSLWCLDLGARQP from the coding sequence ATGAAATCCCTCGCCCCCCTGGCCTCCCGTACCCCTTCCCTCCTCGCCCTCCTCGCCCTCCTCCCCGCAACCGTTGCCGCCAACGACTGGCCGCATTGGCGTGGTCCGGAACGTACCGGAATCTCGCTCGAATCCGACTGGAACCCCCTGTTCCCGCCCGACGGCCCCCCGGTCCTCTGGCGTGCCCAGGTTGGCATCGGATTCGCCGCGGTCAGCGTCGCTGACGGACGAGCCTTCACCACCGGCAACCGCGAGGACCACGATACCCTCCACGCCTTCGATGCCGCCACCGGCCAGGTCCTCTGGCAGCATCGTTACCAACAACCCCTCGATCCCAAATACTACGAGGGCGGAACCAGCGCCTCCCCGACCGTGGACGGCCATCGCGTGTACCTCCTTAGCCGCCGCGGCGACCTGTTCGCCCTCGACGCCGCCACCGGCGCCGTCGCCTGGCAGAAGGACATCGCCCGCGAAGTTGGTGCCAGGATTCCAACCTGGGGATTCGCCGGTTCCGTCCTCATCGATGGCGATCGCGCCGTCCTGAACGTCGGGGCCCACGGCGCCGCCGTGGACAAACACTCCGGCCGCCTCCTTTGGAAGTCCGGCACCGCCGAGTCCGGCTATGCCACCCCCGTCCCCTTCCAACACGCCGGACAGTCCCTTTACCTCCTCTTCGGCGCCCGGGAACTTGCCGCCGTCCGCGCCGATAACGGTCGCAAAGTCTGGAGTCATGCCTGGAGAACGAGCCACGATGTCAATGCCGCCGACCCCATCGTGGCCGGCCCCAATCGCGTCTTCCTCGCCTCCGGTTACAACCGGGGCGCCGCCCTCCTCGAAATCCGCGGCTCCCGCCCCGCCGTGGTCTGGGAAAACAAGAACATCCGCAGCCAGATGAACGCCCCAGTCCTCCTCGACGGCCACCTCTATGCCATCGACGGCGATCACGGCAAGGCCCGCCTGCGCTGCGTCGAACTGGACTCCGGTCAGGTAAAGTGGACCTTCGACGACCCCAATCACGGCGCCCTCTCCATCGCCAACGGATACCTCATCGTCATCGGCGAACGCGGCGAACTCCTCATCGGTCCCGCCAGTCCCGAAGGTTTCCAGCCCGTCTCCCGAGCCCAGATCGGCGGAGGCCGCTTCTGGACCACCCCGGTCCTCTCCCACGGGCGACTCTACCTCCGCAACGCCGCCGGCAGCCTCTGGTGCCTCGACCTCGGCGCCCGCCAGCCGTAG